The following are encoded in a window of Fusarium verticillioides 7600 chromosome 6, whole genome shotgun sequence genomic DNA:
- a CDS encoding wiskott-Aldrich syndrome protein — translation MDEREKNASRATKATPFGGGAQPAHKHGLLGGLFGHRHSTHISSQHTAPTPPESPRMPHNSIQHHVVNSTPNLNGSRPSEFALLDAFDPLWREHFGADLQDKGLTDDFIKENQEFIVDFLREEQQKANQPHSTPPPPPAAKAPSPTPTANGNEGRGSRAPPPPPPPGGRPQSDGPPAPPAPRKGGPPPPPAPRRSGKAESPAKDAAPERAPSPPRPKFGVPPPLADAGKFARQDPPRAVPATPTPGPPPPPRPAKTPIETQKNESHRFGVPPPFPGSRVPPPTPSRGPVPPPPPPRPADNHPVPAALPPPLPPKVPASSAPPLPPPSSRPVPPPPAANNHPPAPPPLPATSAPPPPPLPPTSTNGAPPPPPPPPPPPGGLGAPPPPPPPMPPGTGAPPPPPLPPVAAGGDPGRSAMLEGIQRAGGINSLKKVDRSQIRDRSGVQVGSVGDSGGANAAPAAAGAPGGGGGMADALAAALQKRKEKVSKSDDESDNDDW, via the exons atggatgagcGAGAGAAGAATGCAAGCCGAGCTACAAAGGCGACACCCTTCGGTGGAGGTGCCCAGCCAGCCCATAAGCATGGTCTGTTGGGAGGGCTATTCGGACATCGCCATTCCACTCATATAAGCTCTCAGCACACAGCCCCGACCCCTCCGGAGTCTCCCCGGATGCCACATAACTCCATCCAGCATCATGTTGTCAACTCGACGCCCAATCTCAATGGCTCAAGACCTTCTGAATTTGCACTCTTAGATGCGTTCGACCCTCTGTGGCGCGAGCACTTTGGCGcagatcttcaagacaagGGTTTGACGGAcgacttcatcaaagaaaaCCAAGAGTTTATTGTCGACTTCctgagagaagaacaacagAAGGCCAATCAGCCTCATTCGacaccgccaccacctccagcaGCGAAAGCACCCTCGCCAACGCCAACTGCGAACGGCAATGAAGGAAGAGGCTCTCGAGCGCCTCcgccgccaccgccgccCGGTGGTCGACCGCAGTCAGACGGTCCTCCAGCGCCCCCGGCTCCGAGAAAAGGTGGCCCcccacctcctccagcccCGAGACGGTCGGGCAAAGCCGAATCTCCGGCGAAGGATGCTGCGCCTGAACGAGCGCCGTCGCCTCCTCGACCGAAGTTTGGTGTCCCTCCACCATTGGCCGACGCTGGCAAATTCGCAcgtcaagatcctccaaggGCTGTTCCAGCTACGCCCACTCCTGGACccccccctcctcctcgaccgGCCAAGACTCCTATAGAAACACAGAAGAATGAGAGTCACAGATTCGGAGTTCCTCCTCCCTTTCCTGGTTCAAGGGTACCCCCACCAACACCTAGCCGTGggcctgttcctcctcctcctccccctcgACCGGCCGATAACCACCCTGTGCCTgcagctcttcctcctcctctgcctcccAAAGTaccggcttcttcagctccaCCACTGCCGCCTCCAAGCTCCCggcctgttcctcctcctccagcagcCAACAATCACCCTCCTGCTCCACCTCCCTTACCGGCGACAAGtgctcctccacctcctccactaccaccaacatcaacaaatggtgcacctcctccgcctcctccgccccctccacctccagGAGGCCTTGGTGcaccgccgcctcctccgcctcccaTGCCGCCTGGAACTGGTgcacctcctccacctcctctccctcctgTTGCTGCAGGGGGGGATCCTGGCCGATCAGCCATGCTGGAAGGCATTCAACGTGCTGGCGGAATCAACTCcctcaagaaggttgatCGCTCACAGATTCGCGACCGAAGTGGTGTTCAAGTTGGCAGTGTCGGCGATTCTGGCGGTGCGAATGCCGCACCTGCAGCAGCTGGTGCGCCTGGCGGTGGCGGCGGCATGGCCGATGcgttggctgctgctctccagaagagaaaagaaaaggtctCCAAGAGTG ATGACGAGAGTGACAACGATGACTGGTAA
- a CDS encoding wiskott-Aldrich syndrome protein — protein sequence MPSILNDDDKDTVKRFIPKQSNKIQAVAVARLYVAYPNRSKWTYTGLQGAVALVNDLVGNTYWIKMVDISPSNRGVIWDQEIFDTWNYNQDRTFFHTFELEECLAGLSFVDEKEAKQFKKKMDEREKNASRATKATPFGGGAQPAHKHGLLGGLFGHRHSTHISSQHTAPTPPESPRMPHNSIQHHVVNSTPNLNGSRPSEFALLDAFDPLWREHFGADLQDKGLTDDFIKENQEFIVDFLREEQQKANQPHSTPPPPPAAKAPSPTPTANGNEGRGSRAPPPPPPPGGRPQSDGPPAPPAPRKGGPPPPPAPRRSGKAESPAKDAAPERAPSPPRPKFGVPPPLADAGKFARQDPPRAVPATPTPGPPPPPRPAKTPIETQKNESHRFGVPPPFPGSRVPPPTPSRGPVPPPPPPRPADNHPVPAALPPPLPPKVPASSAPPLPPPSSRPVPPPPAANNHPPAPPPLPATSAPPPPPLPPTSTNGAPPPPPPPPPPPGGLGAPPPPPPPMPPGTGAPPPPPLPPVAAGGDPGRSAMLEGIQRAGGINSLKKVDRSQIRDRSGVQVGSVGDSGGANAAPAAAGAPGGGGGMADALAAALQKRKEKVSKSDDESDNDDW from the exons ATGCCATCTATTCTTAACGACGATGATAAGGATACCGTAAAGCGGTTCATCCCCAAGCAGTCCAACAAGATTCAGGCCGTCGCTGTGGCCAGGCTCTACGTAGCATATCCCAATCGCTCAAAATGGACATACACCGGACTACAGGGAGCCGTTGCGCTCGTCAACGATCTGGTCGGAAATACATACTGGATCAAGATGGTGGATATTTCG CCTTCCAATCGAGGAGTTATTTGGGACCAGGAGATTTTCGATACTTGGAACTATAACCAAGACCGAACCTTTTTCCATACCTTCGAACTCGAAGAATGCCTGGCTGGTCTGAGCTTCGTCGACGAAAAGGAGGCCAAacagttcaagaagaagatggatgagcGAGAGAAGAATGCAAGCCGAGCTACAAAGGCGACACCCTTCGGTGGAGGTGCCCAGCCAGCCCATAAGCATGGTCTGTTGGGAGGGCTATTCGGACATCGCCATTCCACTCATATAAGCTCTCAGCACACAGCCCCGACCCCTCCGGAGTCTCCCCGGATGCCACATAACTCCATCCAGCATCATGTTGTCAACTCGACGCCCAATCTCAATGGCTCAAGACCTTCTGAATTTGCACTCTTAGATGCGTTCGACCCTCTGTGGCGCGAGCACTTTGGCGcagatcttcaagacaagGGTTTGACGGAcgacttcatcaaagaaaaCCAAGAGTTTATTGTCGACTTCctgagagaagaacaacagAAGGCCAATCAGCCTCATTCGacaccgccaccacctccagcaGCGAAAGCACCCTCGCCAACGCCAACTGCGAACGGCAATGAAGGAAGAGGCTCTCGAGCGCCTCcgccgccaccgccgccCGGTGGTCGACCGCAGTCAGACGGTCCTCCAGCGCCCCCGGCTCCGAGAAAAGGTGGCCCcccacctcctccagcccCGAGACGGTCGGGCAAAGCCGAATCTCCGGCGAAGGATGCTGCGCCTGAACGAGCGCCGTCGCCTCCTCGACCGAAGTTTGGTGTCCCTCCACCATTGGCCGACGCTGGCAAATTCGCAcgtcaagatcctccaaggGCTGTTCCAGCTACGCCCACTCCTGGACccccccctcctcctcgaccgGCCAAGACTCCTATAGAAACACAGAAGAATGAGAGTCACAGATTCGGAGTTCCTCCTCCCTTTCCTGGTTCAAGGGTACCCCCACCAACACCTAGCCGTGggcctgttcctcctcctcctccccctcgACCGGCCGATAACCACCCTGTGCCTgcagctcttcctcctcctctgcctcccAAAGTaccggcttcttcagctccaCCACTGCCGCCTCCAAGCTCCCggcctgttcctcctcctccagcagcCAACAATCACCCTCCTGCTCCACCTCCCTTACCGGCGACAAGtgctcctccacctcctccactaccaccaacatcaacaaatggtgcacctcctccgcctcctccgccccctccacctccagGAGGCCTTGGTGcaccgccgcctcctccgcctcccaTGCCGCCTGGAACTGGTgcacctcctccacctcctctccctcctgTTGCTGCAGGGGGGGATCCTGGCCGATCAGCCATGCTGGAAGGCATTCAACGTGCTGGCGGAATCAACTCcctcaagaaggttgatCGCTCACAGATTCGCGACCGAAGTGGTGTTCAAGTTGGCAGTGTCGGCGATTCTGGCGGTGCGAATGCCGCACCTGCAGCAGCTGGTGCGCCTGGCGGTGGCGGCGGCATGGCCGATGcgttggctgctgctctccagaagagaaaagaaaaggtctCCAAGAGTG ATGACGAGAGTGACAACGATGACTGGTAA
- a CDS encoding DNA excision repair protein ERCC-4: MSASNAPQPVKLSLPLEYQQTLFQELRTEDELVVIARGLGLMRLVNNLLHSYDAGGNNLIVIVAADERENGWIGEALAEHAAISMSPKARGLTVVNTDFQSVGAREKMYSGGGIFSITSRILVVDLLTGLLNPESITGLVVLHADRVVATSLEAFILRVYRQKNKVGFLKAFSDNPDPFTTGFSPLATMMRNLFLRKASLWPRFHVTVAQSLEGKKKAEVIELEVPMTDSMREIQNAIMECVEVSIHELKKGNSGLEMDDWNLDSALLKNFDIMVRRQLDPNWHRVSWKTKQIVNDLTVLRTMLNSILAYDAVSFLQHLDTIHAAHSPPPGSTRQTQSPWLFLDAAQTIFDTARRRVYSASAKDAAREDNIDSLRPVLEELPKWALLAEVLEEIDRDLYFEPPVRDDSNGTILIMCSNTDTCRQLRDFLQTMHVKPKTEKRSSEDDEDEDKPSAAFMMRRRLRNYLKWKRQFAQVSATLFSENQKALNGAMDTRPGFAGSRGGKTPANKRRRVRGGGNVGVSMGRAENGSIMQYIEKPGEVADLMAEVQITEEEAQQKEDVVADPLDNMEEYFKLYDMQDLVVIHAYDGDQDEHVLEETKPRYIIMYEPDAAFIRRVEVYRSSHNDRNVRVYFMYYGGSVEEQKYLSSVRREKDAFTKLIKERASMSLVMTVDPAEDPEEAFLRTVNTRIAGGGRLAATAEPPRVVVDVREFRSSLPSLLHGRSIVIVPCMLTVGDYILSPNICVERKSISDLISSFKDGRLYSQVETMFQYYKSVMLLIEFDQNKSFTLEPFADLSGSLNSVAPTNMSSDLQSKLVLLTLAFPKLRIIWSSSPYQTAEIFESLKTQEEEPDPIAAVRAGLDKDTRAEEQAFNREPQDMLAIVPGVTPQNIKNLVLKTESIREVANMTVQELAPLVGTTAGRQIHGFFNRNVMEEDD, from the exons ATGTCTGCAAGCAATGCTCCCCAGCCAGTGAAGCTTTCACTCCCACTC GAATACCAACAGACTCTGTTCCAGGAGCTTCGTactgaagatgagcttgtcgtTATCGCACGCGGCCTGGGGCTGATGCGCCTTGtcaacaatctcctccatTCGTATGACGCCGGCGGAAACAATCTTATTGTTATAGTCGCCGCCGATGAACGAGAAAATGGCTGGATTGGTGAAGCATTGGCCGAACATGCCGCCATCAGCATGTCCCCGAAAGCGCGTGGCCTGACAGTCGTCAACACGGACTTTCAAAGCGTCGGCGCAAGGGAAAAGATGTACTCTGGAGGCGGAATCTTCAGCATCACATCCCGTATTCTAGTGGTGGACCTTCTCACAGGTTTGCTGAATCCTGAATCAATTACAGGgcttgttgttcttcatgCCGATCGCGTTGTCGCAACATCCCTCGAggccttcatcttgagagtTTATCGTCAAAAGAACAAGGTTGGGTTCTTGAAAGCCTTTTCGGATAACCCCGATCCCTTCACCACTGGCTTCTCACCCTTGGCTACTATGATGAGGAACCTCTTTTTGCGTAAAGCCTCGCTCTGGCCTCGATTCCACGTCACAGTCGCGCAATCTCtggaaggaaagaagaaggccgaagTTATCGAACTCGAAGTCCCTATGACAGACTCGATGCGTGAGATTCAAAACGCCATAATGGAATGTGTTGAAGTCAGTATTCACGAGCTCAAGAAAGGTAACAGTGGCCTGGAAATGGACGATTGGAACCTCGACAgcgctcttctcaagaactttgacatCATGGTTCGGAGACAGTTGGATCCCAACTGGCACCGCGTGAGCTGGAAGACGAAACAGATTGTGAATGACTTGACTGTTCTCAGAACCATGCTCAACTCTATTCTGGCATATGATGCTGTTTCGTTCCTTCAGCATTTGGATACCATTCATGCCGCTCACTCCCCTCCTCCAGGGTCGACCCGTCAAACCCAGTCACCCTGGCTCTTCCTTGATGCTGCTCAGACCATTTTCGACACGGCAAGACGAAGAGTATACTCCGCTAGTGCCAAGGATGCGGCTCGGGAAGATAACATCGACTCTCTAAGGCCTGTGCTTGAAGAGCTACCCAAGTGGGCTCTTTTGGCTGAGGTGCTGGAGGAAATTGATCGTGATCTGTACTTTGAACCTCCAGTTCGAGACGATTCCAACGGCACCATCCTGATCATGTGCTCAAACACCGATACCTGCAGACAGTTGCGAGACTTCTTACAAACCATGCAcgtcaagcccaagacggAGAAACGATCAagtgaggacgatgaagatgaagacaagcCCTCTGCCGCTTTCATGATGCGCCGGCGATTGAGGAACTActtgaaatggaagagacaATTTGCTCAGGTCAGCGCCACTCTCTTTTCCGAAAACCAGAAGGCTCTGAATGGAGCCATGGACACTCGTCCAGGTTTCGCAGGGTCAAGAGGTGGAAAGACTCCTGCAAACAAGCGACGACGAGTGCGCGGCGGAGGAAATGTCGGCGTAAGCATGGGTCGTGCTGAGAATGGCAGTATTATGCAGTACATTGAGAAACCGGGAGAAGTTGCGGATCTCATGGCTGAGGTACAGATcacggaagaagaagcacagcaaaaagaagacgTGGTAGCAGATCCCCTCGACAACATGGAGGAGTACTTCAAGCTCTATGATATGCAAGACCTCGTCGTCATTCACGCATATGATGGAGACCAGGACGAGCATGTCCTTGAGGAAACGAAGCCACGATACATAATTATGTATGAGCCAGACGCCGCCTTTATTCGCCGAGTTGAAGTGTACCGATCATCTCATAACGACAGAAACGTGAGGGTATACTTTATGTACTATGGCGGCTCAGTGGAGGAGCAAAAATACCTGTCATCTGTTCGACGAGAAAAAGATGCATTTACAAAACTCATCAAGGAGAGGGCAAGCATGTCCCTTGTCATGACCGTGGACCCAGCTGAGGATCCTGAAGAGGCTTTTCTCCGTACCGTCAACACACGTATTGCTGGTGGTGGAAGGCTTGCAGCAACAGCTGAGCCGCCACGTGTTGTGGTAGACGTGCGAGAATTCCGTTCCTCTCTGCCATCTCTCCTCCACGGCCGCTCTATTGTCATTGTACCATGTATGCTCACAGTTGGTGATTACATCCTATCGCCAAATATCTGTGTAGAACGGAAATCTATCAGTGATCTGATCTCGTCGTTCAAAGATGGCCGACTCTACAGTCAAGTCGAGACTATGTTTCAGTACTATAAAAGCGTGATGCTGCTCATCGAGTTTGACCAGAACAAGTCCTTCACTCTGGAGCCATTTGCCGATTTATCTGGAAGCTTGAACAGTGTCGCTCCGACCAACATGTCGTCCGACTTACAATCCAAGTTAGTATTATTGACACTGGCATTTCCAAAGTTGCGCATCATCTGGTCTTCGTCTCCGTACCAGACGGCCGAGATCTTTGAATCCTTAAAGACTCAGGAGGAAGAGCCTGATCCGATAGCCGCTGTCAGGGCTGGCTTGGATAAGGACACAAGGGCCGAGGAGCAAGCCTTCAATCGGGAGCCCCAGGATATGCTTGCCATCGTGCCAGGCGTGACTCCACAAAACATCAAGAATCTGGTGCTCAAGACTGAGAGTATTCGTGAAGTTGCCAACATGACGGTCCAAGAACTGGCACCTTTGGTCGGCACAACGGCTGGACGACAGATTCATGGATTCTTTAACCGCAACGTCATGGAAGAGGACGACTAA
- a CDS encoding mitochondrial inner membrane magnesium transporter mrs2, translated as MQSALCLPVPSRNLLRFLRSQSKRAFSNANHGRTSMTTPVPCCRTRTLDTITTRKQFTTLGIVRQRTVTVPKPTLFQRDPTSRKLQDCHQPWTAQRCFSTSRGARKLFKGQDPNPENPPTWERFLKFAGRKDSKDLKPDDLPNHDEYADGSSIFNNRRTLAAKAASEPRLRCTEVDEHGNVILVDGEFKKTELIAKFGLLPRDLRKIDSSNLPHILIRPSAILLNLLHLKVLIKHDRVLLFDIYGSKTSYPQSAFMYDLQGKLQQKNTQASGALPYEFRALEAVLTSVTSELEADFEAVREPVMHILSELEDDIDRSKLRMLLILSKRVSTFEQKAKLVRDAIEDLLEADDDLSAMYLTEKTHDLYRGEDDHTEVEMLLESYHKLTDEIVQEAGNLVSGIRNTEEIVRAILDANRNALMLLDLKFSVGTLGLAMGTFLAGLYGMNLENFIEETNWGFAGVTGVSVVFSLIVCWYGLTKLRRVQRIKMMDDERPRIPRGQAYFPDDRSALGLLDNRNREMLRRINMQKAVSQKKKWFA; from the exons ATGCAGTCAGCCCTGTGCCTTCCGGTTCCATCACGAAACCTCCTGCGATTCCTTCGGAGTCAGTCTAAGAGGGCTTTCTCCAACGCAAACCATGGCCGAACCTCGATGACCACACCAGTTCCATGTTGTCGCACACGAACACTAGATACTATTACGACGCGGAAACAGTTCACAACCTTGGGAATAGTACGCCAGAGAACAGTGACTGTGCCCAAACCAACACTCTTCCAAAGAGATCCCACCTCACGGAAACTTCAGGATTGTCATCAGCCCTGGACGGCCCAACGCTGCTTCAGCACCAGTCGAGGTGCGCGCAAGTTATTCAAAGGCCAAGACCCAAACCCAGAGAACCCACCAACATGGGAACGATTCCTCAAATTCGCAGGAAGGAAGGATAGTAAAGACTTGAAGCCAGACGATCTCCCAAACCACGACGAATATGCTGATGGCTCgtcaatcttcaacaaccgGCGAACGCTTGCGGCCAAAGCTGCATCCGAGCCTCGACTGCGATGCACGGAAGTCGACGAGCATGGGAACGTCATTCTCGTTGACGGAGAATTCAAGAAGACTGAGCTTATTGCAAAG TTCGGCTTGCTGCCTCGAGATTTGCGAAAGATTGACTCGTCAAACTTGCCTCATATCCTTATTCGCCCTTCGGCCATTTTGCTAAACCTACTCCATCTCAAGGTCCTGATCAAACATGACCGAGTGCTTCTATTCGATATTTACGGCTCAAAGACATCGTACCCCCAATCGGCCTTTATGTACGACTTGCAGGGCAAACTACAACAGAAGAATACACAGGCATCAGGCGCTCTGCCATATGAGTTCCGGGCATTGGAAGCGGTGTTGACCTCAGTGACGTCTGAACTTGAAGCTGATTTCGAGGCGGTGCGTGAGCCGGTCATGCATATTCTTAGCGAGCTGGAGGATGACATTGATCGAAGCAAGCTCAGAATGCTCCTTATTCTATCCAAGCGAGTGAGCACCTTTgagcaaaaagcaaagttGGTCCGGGATGCCATCGAAGACCTCCTCGAAGCCGACGATGATCTCTCTGCCATGTACTTGACGGAGAAAACACATGATCTTTACAGGGGAGAGGACGACCACACcgaggttgagatgcttTTGGAGTCTTATCACAAGCTGACTGACGAAATCGTGCAAGAAGCCGGCAACCTTGTCTCGGGCATCCGAAACACGGAGGAAAT CGTTCGTGCAATTCTGGACGCCAATCGAAACGCTCTCATGTTGCTTGATCTCAAATTCAGCGTTGGGACGCTTGGCCTAGCCATGGGAACGTTCCTTGCTGGTCTCTACGGCATGAACTTGGAGAACTTTATCGAGGAGACAAACTGGGGTTTCGCTGGTGTCACTGGTGTCTCAGTCGTCTTCTCGCTTATCGTATGCTGGTATGGCCTGACAAAGCTGCGCCGCGTGCAGcgcatcaagatgatggatgacGAGCGACCGCGGATCCCCCGCGGGCAGGCCTATTTCCCCGATGATCGCTCGGCGCTGGGGCTCCTTGATAACAGGAACCGCGAAATGTTGCGGCGAATCAACATGCAGAAGGCCGTATcgcaaaagaagaagtggtTTGCATGA
- a CDS encoding hypothetical protein (At least one base has a quality score < 10), whose translation MEQPEDRHADRALQCGRRMFLAALILASKYLQDRNYSARAWSKISGLHTQEINQNEIAFLHAVNWKMHIVDEVFQRWTDIVLKYTPPPSGPPSPGGVPQVVSQQVVDWKRIILGLNPELTNLASLIPATPAIPRSSDLCALSPRSILNMPHQAQSSYGYESAEATPTPKPYSTPMAMESAALGCTSSRAAPSLGMLPTPRLTPQSSGLCTPAASAASHMLNKSSAMGLAMAQANNANTSQYLDRLPATRTSSPQAYCPTRRSSLATSVSTASSPESMISDSSRSSRSSSISSSSSLVSATLSSSRLGMPSRFRASKSCNERLSQKPTIPSVPEDYDVHCDTSSPESYTGPVGKLVDLSLESSVARRQQELEDMARDSDAARALQELHNYRAAEIVPATAPRSGTKRTRTASMDNCLQENVREILGGRCSTQHPAWPDTLVRTRGIISESNLQIPVRPSLPGTGKRVCCSAEAAQGYEVSSVHPAIGLRGPGMLEGILN comes from the coding sequence ATGGAACAGCCTGAGGACCGACACGCCGATCGCGCCCTTCAGTGCGGTCGTCGTATGTTCCTCGCGGCTCTGATCCTTGCCTCAAAGTATCTTCAGGATAGAAACTATTCTGCCCGGGCCTGGAGCAAGATTTCGGGACTTCACACTCAAGAGATCAACCAGAACGAAATCGCTTTTCTCCACGCAGTCAACTGGAAGATGCATATTGTCGATGAGGTCTTCCAGCGATGGACCGATATTGTTCTCAAGTACACGCCTCCTCCGTCTGGCCCTCCTTCTCCCGGAGGTGTTCCCCAGGTCGTGTCCCAGCAAGTCGTGGATTGGAAGCGAATCATCTTGGGTCTGAACCCGGAATTGACGAATCTCGCCTCATTGATTCCTGCAACTCCTGCTATCCCTAGGTCAAGTGATCTTTGTGCTTTGTCTCCTCGCAGTATTCTCAATATGCCCCACCAAGCTCAGAGTTCATATGGCTATGAATCTGCGGAAGCCACACCAACTCCCAAGCCCTACAGTACTCCTATGGCTATGGAATCAGCGGCTCTAGGATGCACTTCTAGCCGCGCGGCCCCTAGTCTCGGTATGCTGCCAACTCCTCGACTTACCCCTCAGAGCAGTGGACTCTGCACTCCTGCAGCGAGTGCCGCTTCCCACATGCTTAATAAGTCTTCTGCGATGGGTTTGGCCATGGCTCAAGCCAACAATGCGAACACATCTCAGTACCTCGATCGTCTCCCTGCCACCAGGACATCGTCCCCTCAAGCCTACTGCCCTACTCGCCGATCTTCCCTTGCTACTTCAGTgtcaacagcttcatcaccCGAATCGATGATTTCGGATTCGTCGCGTTCCTcgcgctcttcttccatctcatcttcttcatcgcttgTTAGCGCGACCCTCAGTTCTTCCAGACTGGGTATGCCGTCGCGATTCCGAGCGTCGAAGTCATGTAACGAGAGATTGAGCCAGAAGCCGACAATCCCTTCGGTTCCAGAGGATTATGATGTGCACTGTGATACGTCCTCCCCCGAATCTTACACCGGCCCGGTTGGCAAGCTCGTGGACCTGTCTCTGGAGTCTTCCGTGGCGAGACGACAGcaggaacttgaggatatGGCTCGCGATTCTGATGCCGCTCGTGCTTTACAGGAGCTCCATAATTATCGTGCAGCTGAGATTGTGCCCGCAACTGCCCCTAGAAGTGGCACGAAGCGAACTAGAACCGCCTCTATGGACAACTGCCTTCAGGAAAACGTTCGCGAGATCCTTGGTGGTCGTTGTTCTACCCAGCATCCTGCCTGGCCCGATACGTTGGTTCGCACTCGAGGGATTATCTCTGAGTCGAATCTCCAGATCCCCGTCCGTCCTAGCTTGCCTGGTACCGGCAAGCGAGTCTGCTGCTCTGCCGAAGCGGCTCAGGGCTACGAAGTTTCGTCTGTCCATCCTGCTATCGGCCTTCGGGGACCTGGTATGTTGGAGGGTATTCTCAACTAA